A single window of Nicotiana sylvestris chromosome 3, ASM39365v2, whole genome shotgun sequence DNA harbors:
- the LOC138887606 gene encoding secreted RxLR effector protein 161-like, with product MQDCRPGVAPVVKGDKLSKDQCSKNEVEMRTMKDVPYASVVGYLMYIQVCTRLDIAFVVNMLGRFSSNPRWAHWVAAKKVMRYLQRTKDFMLVYKKVDDLDLLVYSDSDFAGYQDTMKSTSLYIFILGRGVISWKSEKQSITATSTMESEFIACFETASHAVWMKNFLTKLQIVDFISKPVTIFCDNSASVFFSKNNKRIRGSKHVSLKFLKVRDMVKEGDICIKHISTESMLVDPLTKGLRPVVFNEHAKNMGILESFDVL from the coding sequence ATGCAAGACTGTAGACCTGGTGTTGCACCTGTTGTAAAAGGGGATAAACTTAGTAAAGATCAATGTTcgaaaaatgaagttgaaatgaGAACCATGAAAGATGTGCCATATGCAAGTGTTGTTGGTTATTTGATGTACATACAAGTCTGTACAAGGCTTGATATTGCTTTTGTTGTTAACAtgttgggaagattttcttctaaTCCTAGGTGGGCACATTGGGTGGCtgcaaagaaagtgatgagatatcTACAGCGCACTAAAGACTTCATGCTTGTGTACAAAAAGGTTGATGATCTGGATCTTCTAGTATATTCAGATTCTGATTTTGCAGGTTATCAAGACACTATGAAATCAACTtctttgtatatttttatattgGGTAGAGGTGTTATTTCTTGGAAAAGTGAGAAACAAAGCATCACTGCTACATCTACAATGGAATCTGAGTTTATTGCTTGTTTTGAGACTGCTTCACATGCTGTTTGGATGAAGAATTTTCTTACTAAATTACAAATTGTGGATTTTATATCTAAACCGGTGACTATTTTTTGTGACAACAGTGCATCTGTGTTCTTCTCTaaaaacaacaaaagaataaGAGGCTCTAAGCATGTTAGCCTTAAGTTTCTTAAGGTTAGAGACATGGTAAAAGAAGGTGATATATGTATTAAGCATATTAGCACAGAATCTATGTTGGTTGATCCTTTGACTAAAGGTCTCAGGCCTGTAGTGTTTAATGAACATGCTAAAAATATGGGCATTTTAGAGTCTTTTGATGTGCTTTAG